In Lysinibacillus sp. FSL M8-0337, the following proteins share a genomic window:
- a CDS encoding competence protein ComK translates to MHYNCGDIMSSETMLYIPEYDAFGNLCTRVIERDFQYISKLSPTRLMDFNLRYFGSSLRGAFDGSKMILGKLNKNPIVVHERFNILWFPSKSPLHPECIWFAVHHIDDYIAVDKKQTKVVFMNGQEIIVDVSPKAFEYRIQRAFLLKYKLEKRTKHLLVQFDRVKVFQRMAKLEDDSKQDES, encoded by the coding sequence TTGCATTATAATTGTGGAGACATTATGAGTAGTGAAACTATGTTGTATATACCTGAGTATGATGCCTTTGGAAATTTATGTACACGTGTAATTGAAAGGGACTTTCAATATATATCTAAATTATCACCTACAAGGTTAATGGATTTTAATCTTCGTTATTTTGGGTCTAGCTTACGAGGGGCTTTTGATGGTTCTAAGATGATATTAGGTAAGCTGAATAAAAATCCTATTGTTGTTCATGAGCGTTTTAATATTTTATGGTTCCCTAGTAAGTCGCCCTTACATCCTGAATGTATTTGGTTTGCTGTGCATCATATTGATGACTATATCGCAGTTGATAAAAAGCAAACAAAGGTGGTCTTTATGAACGGCCAAGAAATTATTGTGGATGTTAGCCCAAAAGCCTTTGAATACCGTATTCAAAGGGCGTTCTTATTAAAATATAAGCTTGAGAAGCGTACAAAGCATTTACTTGTACAATTTGATCGAGTCAAAGTTTTTCAACGTATGGCAAAGTTGGAGGATGATTCAAAGCAAGATGAGAGCTAG
- the prfB gene encoding peptide chain release factor 2 (programmed frameshift) — protein MELADVRNVLDTTATKLADFRGSLDLENKEARIQELDEMMLEPGFWDDQQGAQVVINEGNGLKAIVNEYKELVDTHENLDMTLELLREEPDEELQEELGNELAEFQQKMNDFELQLLLSGPYDHNNAILELHPGAGGTESQDWGSMLLRMYTRWAEKRGFKVETVDYLPGDEAGIKSVTLSIKGHNAYGYLQAEKGVHRLVRISPFDSSGRRHTSFVSCDVMPEFDDNIEVDIRTEDLKIDTYRATGAGGQHINTTDSAVRITHIPTGTVVQCQAERSQIKNREKAMTMLKGKLYQLEIDKQQAQLDEIRGEQKEIGWGSQIRSYVFHPYSMVKDHRTSEETGNVGAVMDGDIDPFINAYLRSKIG, from the exons ATTGAATTAGCAGATGTACGTAATGTGTTAGACACTACAGCCACTAAATTGGCGGACTTTAGGGGGTCTCTT GACTTAGAAAACAAGGAGGCACGTATTCAGGAATTAGATGAAATGATGTTAGAGCCTGGTTTCTGGGACGATCAACAAGGAGCACAAGTAGTCATTAATGAAGGGAATGGCTTGAAGGCCATTGTTAATGAATATAAAGAATTAGTAGATACACATGAAAACTTAGATATGACACTGGAGTTATTGCGTGAAGAGCCTGATGAGGAATTGCAAGAGGAGCTAGGCAATGAGCTAGCGGAATTCCAACAAAAAATGAATGATTTTGAGCTGCAACTACTATTAAGTGGCCCATACGATCATAACAATGCGATTTTAGAGCTGCATCCTGGTGCTGGTGGTACTGAGTCTCAAGACTGGGGTTCGATGTTGCTTCGTATGTATACGCGTTGGGCTGAAAAACGTGGCTTTAAAGTAGAAACAGTCGATTATCTTCCAGGTGATGAAGCTGGTATTAAATCTGTAACATTATCTATTAAAGGACATAATGCGTACGGTTACTTACAGGCAGAAAAAGGCGTACACCGTTTAGTACGTATTTCACCGTTTGATTCATCTGGTCGTCGTCATACATCATTCGTTTCATGCGATGTTATGCCAGAATTTGATGACAATATTGAAGTAGATATTCGTACCGAGGATTTAAAAATTGATACGTATCGTGCAACAGGTGCAGGTGGTCAGCATATTAATACAACCGATTCAGCGGTCCGTATTACGCATATTCCAACAGGTACTGTTGTTCAATGTCAAGCAGAGCGTTCACAAATTAAAAACCGTGAAAAAGCCATGACGATGTTGAAAGGTAAATTATACCAGTTAGAAATTGACAAGCAACAAGCACAACTTGATGAAATTCGTGGAGAGCAAAAGGAAATTGGCTGGGGTTCTCAAATTCGTTCATACGTGTTCCATCCATACTCAATGGTAAAAGATCATCGCACAAGTGAAGAAACAGGGAATGTAGGAGCAGTTATGGACGGAGACATAGATCCATTCATCAATGCCTATTTACGTTCTAAAATCGGATAA
- a CDS encoding competence protein ComK, with translation MSKNYVNGYLMSFNTYLLQPIQHESKIFTRVIDKHNELIVTRKPLHVLRKSCISMGTTYEAAKFSAKRFFGNQHKLPIVVAYDYGFPCIFLPTYSPNSIHNIWIGLHAISNISPSNDGCIITLKNEMKIELPIKYGSISKQFVNASMLYKHYMEERKQLSHDAPYHPPF, from the coding sequence ATGTCCAAAAATTATGTAAATGGTTATTTAATGTCTTTCAATACTTACTTATTACAACCGATTCAACATGAATCTAAAATTTTCACTAGGGTCATCGACAAGCATAATGAGCTAATTGTGACACGCAAGCCTTTGCATGTTTTACGGAAGTCATGCATTTCAATGGGCACAACGTATGAAGCAGCAAAATTTTCTGCGAAACGTTTTTTTGGTAATCAACATAAACTGCCAATTGTTGTTGCTTATGATTATGGCTTTCCTTGCATTTTTTTGCCGACCTACTCGCCAAACTCTATACATAATATTTGGATTGGACTTCATGCCATTTCGAATATTTCACCAAGCAATGATGGTTGTATCATTACGTTGAAAAATGAGATGAAAATCGAGCTCCCTATTAAATATGGCTCGATTAGTAAACAATTTGTCAATGCATCTATGCTCTATAAACATTATATGGAAGAGCGCAAGCAACTTAGCCATGATGCCCCCTATCACCCTCCATTTTGA
- a CDS encoding IDEAL domain-containing protein, with amino-acid sequence MDKYYSYTDFLKAVGQSKKVDEAEKLLNEIYLDLFLNHIQRMHREEQLMVLIDRTLDERDEKAFHLYAAELEALHKIASEQY; translated from the coding sequence TTGGATAAATATTATTCGTACACAGATTTTCTAAAAGCCGTTGGTCAGTCAAAAAAAGTTGATGAGGCAGAGAAATTATTGAACGAGATTTATTTAGATTTATTTTTAAATCATATCCAGCGTATGCATCGTGAAGAACAGCTAATGGTTCTGATAGATAGAACACTCGATGAACGTGATGAAAAGGCTTTTCATCTATACGCAGCTGAACTAGAGGCATTACACAAAATAGCCAGTGAACAATACTAG
- the uvrB gene encoding excinuclease ABC subunit UvrB codes for MQTFDLQAPYQPNGDQPQAIAELVEGVREGKRHQTLLGATGTGKTFTISNVIQQVKKPTLIMAHNKTLAGQLYSEFKEFFPNNAVEYFVSYYDYFQPEAYVPQTDTYIEKDSSINDEIDKLRHSATSALFERDDVIIIASVSCIYGLGSPEEYRELVVSIRTGMEIERNQLLRKLVDVQYERNDISFTRGTFRVRGDVVEIFPASRDEHCVRVEFFGDEIDRIREVDALTGEILADRDHVAIFPASHFVTREEKMLKAIDNIEQELEQRLALLRAEDKLLEAQRLEQRTRYDLEMMREMGFCSGIENYSRHLTLREAGATPYTLLDYFPEDFLLIVDESHVTLPQVRGMYNGDQARKGVLVEHGFRLPSALDNRPLRFEEFERHIHQAIYVSATPGPYELEHTPEMVEQIIRPTGLLDPLIDVRPIEGQIDDLIDEIHDRIACNERVLVTTLTKKMSEDLSAYLKEMGLKVEYLHSEIKTLERIEIIRELRKGTYDVLIGINLLREGLDIPEVSLVAILDADKEGFLRSERSLIQTIGRAARNANGHVIMYADNMTDSMSKAIEETKRRRSIQMAYNEEHGITPKTIVKKIPDVIRATQVAEEEESYVTKATKGKKLTKAEKEKLLASLEVEMKEAAKALDFERAAELRDTIFELKAEG; via the coding sequence GTGCAAACATTTGATTTACAGGCGCCATATCAGCCTAACGGGGATCAGCCACAGGCGATTGCGGAATTAGTGGAGGGTGTACGTGAAGGGAAACGACATCAAACTTTGCTCGGCGCAACAGGAACGGGCAAAACATTTACAATTTCTAATGTTATCCAGCAAGTAAAAAAACCAACGCTGATTATGGCCCACAATAAAACACTAGCAGGTCAATTATATAGTGAGTTCAAAGAGTTCTTCCCAAATAATGCGGTTGAATACTTTGTGAGTTATTATGATTACTTTCAGCCTGAAGCGTATGTTCCACAAACAGATACGTATATCGAAAAAGATTCAAGCATTAATGATGAAATCGACAAGCTGCGTCACTCAGCGACATCAGCTCTGTTCGAACGTGATGATGTCATCATTATTGCTTCAGTGTCTTGTATATATGGTTTAGGTTCTCCTGAAGAATATCGCGAATTGGTTGTATCCATTCGAACAGGGATGGAGATTGAACGCAATCAGTTGCTTCGAAAACTAGTAGATGTGCAATATGAACGTAATGATATTAGTTTTACACGCGGAACGTTTCGTGTGCGAGGTGACGTTGTCGAAATTTTCCCAGCCTCTCGTGATGAACATTGCGTTCGTGTGGAATTTTTCGGAGATGAGATTGATCGCATTCGAGAAGTCGATGCGTTAACAGGAGAAATATTGGCAGATCGTGACCATGTAGCAATTTTCCCAGCCTCCCACTTCGTTACACGCGAAGAAAAAATGCTGAAAGCGATTGACAATATTGAACAAGAATTAGAACAACGTCTTGCGTTATTGCGAGCAGAAGATAAGCTATTGGAAGCGCAGCGTTTAGAGCAACGCACGCGCTATGATTTAGAAATGATGCGTGAAATGGGCTTTTGTTCAGGTATTGAAAACTACTCACGTCATTTAACATTACGTGAAGCTGGTGCCACACCATACACATTACTTGATTACTTCCCAGAAGACTTTCTGCTAATTGTTGATGAGAGTCACGTGACATTACCACAGGTACGGGGTATGTATAACGGGGACCAAGCCCGAAAAGGGGTACTAGTGGAGCATGGCTTCCGTTTGCCATCTGCACTAGACAATCGTCCTTTGCGTTTTGAGGAGTTTGAGAGACATATACATCAAGCCATTTATGTATCAGCAACGCCTGGTCCATATGAACTTGAACATACACCGGAAATGGTGGAACAAATTATTCGTCCGACAGGATTACTTGATCCATTAATTGACGTGCGTCCGATTGAAGGGCAAATCGATGATTTAATTGACGAAATTCATGACCGTATTGCGTGCAATGAACGTGTCCTCGTTACAACGTTGACGAAAAAAATGTCGGAAGATTTATCTGCTTATTTGAAGGAAATGGGCTTAAAAGTGGAATACTTACATTCAGAGATTAAGACATTAGAGCGTATTGAAATTATTCGCGAGCTTCGTAAAGGTACATATGATGTACTAATCGGCATTAATTTATTGCGTGAAGGTTTAGATATTCCTGAAGTATCACTTGTAGCGATATTAGATGCTGATAAGGAAGGGTTTTTACGTTCGGAACGTTCGCTTATTCAAACAATTGGTCGTGCGGCACGTAATGCCAATGGACATGTCATTATGTACGCAGATAACATGACAGATTCAATGAGCAAAGCAATTGAGGAAACGAAACGTCGTCGTTCAATTCAAATGGCGTACAATGAGGAACATGGCATTACACCGAAAACGATTGTCAAAAAGATTCCGGATGTTATTCGTGCGACACAAGTGGCAGAGGAAGAGGAATCTTATGTAACAAAGGCAACGAAAGGCAAGAAGTTGACGAAGGCAGAGAAAGAGAAATTGCTGGCATCTCTTGAAGTAGAGATGAAGGAAGCGGCTAAAGCGCTTGATTTCGAACGAGCAGCTGAACTACGAGATACAATATTTGAATTGAAAGCAGAAGGGTGA
- the uvrA gene encoding excinuclease ABC subunit UvrA, whose amino-acid sequence MKNTEIVVQGARAHNLKNINVTIPRDQLVVLTGLSGSGKSSLAFDTIYAEGQRRYVESLSAYARQFLGQMDKPDVDAIEGLSPAISIDQKTTSRNPRSTVGTVTEIYDYLRLLFARIGKPICPNHGIEITSQTIEQMVDRLLVYPERTKMQLLAPMISGRKGTHVKLLEDLKKQGFVRVRIDGELRDLDDAIDLDKNKKHSIEVVVDRVVVKEGIAARLSDSLETALRLAEGRVLVDVMEHEELLFSEHHACPLCGFSIGELEPRMFSFNSPFGACTSCDGLGTTQEVDLELIVPDWERSLLEHAIAPWEPTSSQYYPQLLKAVCDHYAIPMDVPVKDLPKDKMDKILYGSGKDKIRFYYENEFGNVRDQMIEFEGVVRNVERRFKETTSDYVREQMEKYMAQQACPSCKGYRLKPETLAVKIGDQHIGQVTAYSIQEADTFFKELDLSEKDMQIARLVLREIDERLGFLVNVGLDYLTLNRAAGTLSGGEAQRIRLATQIGSRLTGVLYILDEPSIGLHQRDNDRLISTLQNMRDIGNTLIVVEHDEDTMLAADYLIDVGPGAGVHGGQIVAAGTPQEVMDNPQSLTGQYLSGKKFIPLPVERRKPTGRKLSIVGAKENNLQNVKVDVPLGLFVAVTGVSGSGKSTLINEILYKTLAQKLNRSKVKPGAHKEVSGIDELEKVIDIDQSPIGRTPRSNPATYTGVFDDIRDVFATTNEAKVRGYKKGRFSFNVKGGRCEACRGDGIIKIEMHFLPDVYVPCEVCHGKRYNRETLEVKYKDKSIADILDMTIENAVVFFENIPKIQRKLQTIVDVGLGYMKLGQPATTLSGGEAQRVKLASELHRRSTGKSFYILDEPTTGLHADDIARLLIVLQRLVENGDSVLVIEHNLDVIKTADYIIDLGPEGGDKGGTIVATGTPEEVMEVAGSYTGKYLKPILIRDRQRMETALTEAIK is encoded by the coding sequence GTGAAAAATACAGAAATCGTCGTGCAAGGCGCACGAGCACATAATTTAAAAAATATAAATGTCACAATTCCACGTGATCAATTAGTCGTGTTAACAGGTTTATCGGGTTCTGGGAAGTCTTCATTAGCGTTTGATACGATATATGCCGAGGGGCAACGTCGTTATGTAGAATCGCTATCTGCCTATGCGCGCCAATTTCTCGGCCAAATGGATAAACCAGATGTAGATGCAATTGAGGGGCTATCGCCTGCCATTTCAATCGATCAGAAAACGACAAGTCGTAATCCGCGCTCAACAGTTGGCACCGTTACGGAAATCTATGATTATTTACGTTTACTATTCGCTCGTATTGGGAAGCCAATATGTCCAAATCATGGTATAGAAATTACATCACAAACGATTGAGCAAATGGTGGATCGTTTATTAGTTTATCCAGAACGTACGAAAATGCAATTACTGGCACCGATGATTTCAGGTCGTAAAGGAACACATGTCAAGTTACTAGAAGACTTGAAAAAGCAAGGCTTTGTACGCGTACGGATTGACGGTGAATTACGCGATTTAGACGATGCGATTGATCTTGATAAAAATAAAAAGCATTCGATAGAAGTTGTAGTCGATCGCGTTGTTGTTAAAGAGGGGATTGCAGCTCGTCTTAGTGATTCGTTAGAAACAGCCCTTCGATTAGCAGAAGGACGCGTTCTTGTTGATGTCATGGAACATGAAGAATTATTATTTAGCGAACATCATGCCTGCCCATTATGTGGATTTTCAATAGGGGAGCTAGAGCCTCGTATGTTTTCATTTAACAGTCCGTTTGGAGCATGTACAAGCTGTGACGGGTTAGGAACAACACAGGAGGTTGATTTAGAATTAATCGTGCCAGATTGGGAACGTTCATTATTAGAGCACGCCATTGCACCATGGGAGCCTACCAGCTCACAATATTATCCACAACTATTAAAGGCAGTATGTGATCATTACGCTATTCCGATGGACGTACCTGTCAAAGATTTACCGAAAGACAAGATGGATAAGATTTTATATGGTTCTGGTAAAGATAAAATTCGCTTCTATTATGAAAATGAATTTGGCAATGTACGAGATCAGATGATTGAATTTGAAGGTGTGGTGCGCAATGTAGAGCGCCGTTTTAAAGAAACAACTTCTGATTATGTACGAGAGCAAATGGAGAAATATATGGCACAGCAAGCTTGTCCATCTTGTAAAGGTTACCGATTAAAGCCTGAAACATTAGCTGTAAAAATTGGCGATCAACATATTGGACAAGTAACAGCGTATTCGATTCAGGAGGCAGATACGTTTTTCAAAGAGCTCGATTTATCTGAAAAGGATATGCAAATTGCGAGGCTCGTATTGCGTGAAATCGATGAACGACTTGGCTTCCTAGTAAATGTAGGGTTAGATTATTTAACATTAAATCGTGCAGCTGGAACACTTTCAGGTGGAGAAGCACAACGAATTCGTTTGGCAACACAAATTGGCTCTCGCTTAACAGGTGTACTCTATATTTTAGATGAACCATCCATTGGACTACATCAGCGAGACAATGACCGTCTTATTAGTACGCTACAAAATATGCGAGATATCGGCAATACACTGATTGTTGTCGAGCATGATGAAGACACAATGCTAGCGGCAGATTATCTGATTGATGTTGGTCCAGGCGCTGGTGTACACGGTGGGCAAATTGTAGCAGCAGGTACGCCACAGGAAGTCATGGATAATCCGCAGTCGTTAACTGGTCAATATTTGAGTGGCAAGAAGTTTATACCACTACCAGTAGAGCGTCGTAAACCAACTGGACGTAAATTATCTATAGTGGGGGCAAAGGAAAACAATCTACAGAACGTCAAAGTAGATGTGCCATTAGGTTTATTTGTAGCAGTAACAGGTGTATCTGGATCAGGTAAATCAACACTAATTAATGAAATTTTATATAAAACATTAGCCCAAAAGCTCAACCGTTCAAAGGTAAAGCCAGGCGCACATAAAGAAGTATCAGGGATCGATGAATTGGAAAAGGTTATCGATATTGACCAATCGCCAATAGGGAGAACCCCTCGCTCCAATCCTGCAACGTATACGGGTGTCTTTGACGATATTCGCGATGTGTTTGCCACAACAAATGAAGCAAAAGTACGTGGCTATAAAAAAGGACGTTTTAGCTTTAACGTTAAAGGTGGCCGTTGTGAAGCATGTCGGGGTGACGGGATTATTAAAATTGAAATGCATTTCCTACCAGATGTTTATGTGCCATGTGAGGTATGCCATGGGAAACGATACAACCGTGAAACACTTGAAGTAAAATATAAAGATAAAAGTATTGCCGATATTTTAGATATGACAATTGAAAATGCCGTCGTGTTTTTCGAAAATATCCCTAAAATTCAACGAAAATTACAAACGATTGTTGATGTTGGCTTAGGGTATATGAAATTAGGTCAACCTGCGACAACACTATCTGGTGGTGAGGCGCAACGTGTCAAATTGGCATCTGAATTACATCGTCGCTCAACAGGTAAGTCATTTTACATTTTAGATGAGCCGACGACGGGCTTACATGCAGACGATATTGCACGTTTACTAATTGTTTTACAACGACTTGTAGAAAATGGGGATTCGGTGCTCGTTATTGAGCATAATTTAGATGTTATTAAAACAGCGGATTACATTATTGATCTAGGGCCAGAAGGTGGCGACAAAGGAGGTACCATTGTTGCAACTGGTACACCTGAAGAAGTAATGGAAGTGGCTGGCTCTTATACCGGTAAATATTTAAAACCAATATTAATACGTGATCGTCAACGTATGGAAACAGCTTTAACAGAAGCAATAAAATAA
- a CDS encoding DUF4097 family beta strand repeat-containing protein, with translation MQNERQRILELVEKGTISAQEAITLLEALEQPNKSTESSMNDASNTDQQSSAEKEPIFKEEQKKKKEEDFTKYFQDEIHDFRKDLTQIGSLFMDMMNTAVKKVKEFDVSSPFGDKFEFTHTEELAAAHIENIMVELPNGNFSLEPCEGDTFQIICKVKAPLVNDNEEETRNHFLEQFVVKSEEDSLRILSQLKLVQVNVQVLAPKEKLDKLSVRLMNGGVTLQNIELEQLKLKTLNGAIKGSKLVFTKAEVDSSNGSIELTDVRGKDLEAETLNGRVYLDGALDEVEAKSINGHVVVTTCSSKSSKIKAHTVAGAVEIYVPRTMSLSGKIVTNFGKVDVGIQDASKIETQDQFLSKVVRFDKEVEDANRLFIEGESKTGAVLVRYTTTDEQEV, from the coding sequence ATGCAAAATGAACGTCAACGAATTTTAGAACTTGTGGAAAAAGGAACAATTTCAGCGCAAGAGGCGATTACATTATTAGAAGCATTAGAGCAACCTAACAAGTCCACTGAAAGCAGTATGAACGATGCGTCGAATACGGATCAGCAATCCTCAGCAGAAAAAGAACCTATCTTTAAAGAAGAACAAAAAAAGAAGAAAGAGGAAGATTTCACAAAGTATTTCCAAGATGAAATCCATGATTTTCGTAAAGATTTAACACAAATTGGTTCACTCTTTATGGATATGATGAATACTGCAGTTAAAAAAGTAAAAGAATTCGATGTCTCTTCACCATTTGGAGATAAATTTGAATTTACACATACCGAAGAACTTGCAGCAGCGCATATAGAAAATATTATGGTTGAGCTACCAAATGGTAATTTTTCATTAGAACCGTGTGAAGGTGATACTTTCCAAATTATTTGTAAGGTCAAAGCACCTCTAGTGAATGATAATGAGGAAGAAACACGTAATCATTTCTTGGAGCAATTTGTTGTGAAAAGTGAAGAAGACTCACTCCGAATTTTAAGTCAATTAAAGCTAGTACAAGTTAATGTACAAGTACTTGCACCAAAGGAAAAATTAGATAAATTATCTGTCCGTTTAATGAATGGTGGCGTAACTTTACAAAATATCGAGCTGGAGCAATTAAAACTGAAAACATTGAATGGTGCGATTAAAGGTTCAAAGCTTGTATTTACGAAGGCGGAAGTGGATTCATCGAATGGCTCCATCGAACTAACGGATGTTCGTGGTAAAGATTTAGAAGCTGAAACTTTGAATGGGCGCGTATATTTAGATGGTGCATTAGATGAAGTAGAAGCTAAATCTATAAATGGACATGTTGTAGTGACAACATGCTCTAGTAAGTCTTCAAAAATTAAAGCACATACAGTTGCAGGTGCTGTAGAAATATATGTACCACGTACAATGTCGTTAAGCGGTAAAATTGTAACGAATTTTGGTAAAGTAGATGTCGGTATTCAAGATGCATCGAAAATTGAGACACAAGATCAATTTTTATCTAAAGTAGTCCGTTTTGATAAAGAAGTGGAAGATGCCAACCGTCTATTTATTGAAGGTGAGTCGAAAACAGGAGCAGTTTTAGTGCGTTATACAACGACTGACGAACAAGAAGTGTAA
- the ftsE gene encoding cell division ATP-binding protein FtsE, with amino-acid sequence MIEMKNVTKKYPNGVVATNGISVNIKQGEFVYVVGPSGAGKSTFIKLMYREEKATSGEITVNGIDLGSLKNKKVPFLRRQLGVVFQDFKLLPRLNVYENVAFALEVIEEEPVEIRRRVMEVLDLVGLKHKARMFPNELSGGEQQRVSIARSIVNVPKVVIADEPTGNLDPETSWEIMNLFEEINARGTTIVMATHNREIVNTIRRRVIAIEGGMIVRDEHGGDYGYEI; translated from the coding sequence ATGATAGAAATGAAAAATGTGACAAAGAAGTACCCGAATGGTGTAGTTGCGACAAATGGCATTTCGGTTAATATAAAGCAAGGTGAGTTTGTCTATGTTGTTGGTCCAAGTGGTGCAGGTAAATCGACATTTATCAAGTTAATGTACCGTGAGGAAAAAGCAACTTCAGGTGAAATTACTGTTAATGGTATTGATTTAGGGAGTTTAAAAAATAAAAAGGTACCATTCTTGCGCCGTCAACTTGGTGTAGTTTTCCAAGATTTCAAATTATTACCAAGATTGAACGTCTATGAGAACGTAGCATTTGCTCTAGAGGTAATTGAAGAGGAGCCCGTAGAAATTCGTCGACGGGTTATGGAAGTGTTAGATCTTGTCGGCTTAAAACATAAGGCAAGAATGTTCCCAAATGAACTTTCTGGTGGTGAGCAGCAACGTGTCTCCATTGCACGTTCCATTGTCAATGTACCAAAAGTTGTGATTGCAGATGAACCAACAGGAAATCTAGATCCCGAGACATCTTGGGAGATTATGAATTTATTTGAAGAGATTAATGCACGGGGTACAACAATCGTAATGGCAACCCATAACCGTGAAATAGTGAACACTATTCGTCGACGGGTTATAGCGATTGAAGGCGGTATGATTGTCCGTGATGAGCACGGAGGTGACTACGGCTATGAAATTTAA
- the ftsX gene encoding permease-like cell division protein FtsX, with amino-acid sequence MKFNTVKRHFRESVKSLGRNSWMTIASVSAVTVTLILVGVFSLIMMNLNKVASDLENDVEIKVLIDETADEAAEKALLAKIKKLPDVAEMTYSTKEDELTKLVKDFGDDFKLFEQSNPLRNVIYVKAADPQQTAKVAKTINKYEYTYDVKYGEGKVEKLFNFLNISRNVGLVLILGLLFTAIFLISNTIRITIIARRDEIEIMKLVGATNSFVRIPFLLEGMWLGILGSIIPIAVVATLYHNVYKIIAPRLQGELVQLLDFSPLVYQVSALILLIGVLIGIWGSFMSVRKFLKI; translated from the coding sequence ATGAAATTTAATACGGTAAAACGCCATTTTCGAGAAAGTGTTAAATCACTTGGACGTAATAGCTGGATGACAATTGCTTCTGTCAGCGCAGTTACAGTGACTTTAATATTAGTAGGTGTATTCTCACTAATTATGATGAACTTAAACAAAGTTGCATCTGATTTAGAGAACGACGTTGAAATAAAAGTGTTAATCGACGAAACGGCAGATGAAGCTGCTGAAAAAGCGTTACTAGCTAAGATTAAAAAATTGCCAGATGTTGCGGAAATGACATATTCCACAAAAGAGGATGAATTGACAAAGTTAGTAAAAGATTTTGGGGATGACTTTAAGCTTTTTGAGCAAAGCAACCCGTTACGAAATGTCATTTATGTAAAGGCGGCAGATCCACAACAAACAGCAAAAGTTGCAAAGACAATTAATAAGTATGAATATACATACGATGTTAAGTACGGCGAAGGTAAAGTAGAAAAACTTTTCAACTTCCTAAATATTAGTCGTAATGTGGGTCTTGTGCTGATTTTAGGGTTATTATTCACTGCGATTTTCTTAATCTCTAATACGATTCGTATTACGATTATTGCTCGTCGTGATGAAATAGAAATTATGAAACTAGTAGGGGCAACAAATTCATTCGTGCGTATTCCATTCCTTTTAGAAGGTATGTGGCTTGGAATTTTAGGCTCTATTATTCCGATTGCGGTTGTCGCAACACTTTACCACAATGTTTATAAAATTATTGCACCTCGTTTACAAGGTGAGCTCGTGCAACTATTAGATTTCTCACCACTTGTTTACCAAGTGAGCGCTCTGATACTTCTTATTGGTGTGTTAATTGGTATATGGGGAAGTTTCATGTCTGTACGTAAGTTTTTAAAAATTTAA